One Helianthus annuus cultivar XRQ/B chromosome 12, HanXRQr2.0-SUNRISE, whole genome shotgun sequence genomic region harbors:
- the LOC110894412 gene encoding protein TIFY 6B isoform X1: MERDFMGLNSKDSVVVVKEEAVEVCKESVFSKSSAVNWPLSGGADVNRQAGEVQSPFSVQMISDAKHAVPISVSHPFYRAQFGGAPIKQHGVSVPSIGSFLAGTTEPWFNSKPSCAPAQLTIFYGGMVNVYDDISPEKAQAIMFLAGNGASASTPQPRVQAAVPIPRTPVGDVVYMAQPINAQPCSALSSPMSVSSHPVGPTNKDEGAKTVKGSVGPSSKVDTPRVINSLEQVMQSAVPQARKASLARFLEKRKERVMASSPYNVSKDSLANGGASGMNAVAAAEN; encoded by the exons ATGGAACGAGATTTCATGGGTTTGAATTCGAAAGattcggtggtggtggtgaaagaAGAAGCTGTTGAAGTTTGTAAGGAATCAG TGTTTTCAAAGAGCTCTGCAGTCAACTGGCCTCTATCAG GGGGTGCAGATGTTAACCGTCAAGCTGGTGAAGTTCAG AGTCCATTTTCTGTGCAAATGATCAGTGATGCTAAGCACGCGGTTCCTATTTCCGTGAGCCACCCTTTCTACAGGGCTCAGTTTGGTGGTGCACCCATTAAGCAACATGGTGTTTCGGTTCCATCTATTGGCTCCTTTCTTGCTGGAACCACCGAGCCATG GTTTAATTCCAAGCCTTCATGTGCTCCTGCTCAGCTAACCATCTTTTATGGTGGAATGGTGAACGTGTACGATGATATCTCCCCTGAGAAG GCTCAAGCTATCATGTTCTTGGCGGGAAATGGTGCCTCTGCAAGCACACCACAGCCAAGGGTTCAAGCTGCGGTTCCCATTCCAAGAACACCTGTAGGAGATGTGGTTTACATGGCCCAACCAATTAATGCGCAACCCTGCTCAGCCCTCTCGAGCCCGATGTCTGTGTCGTCACACCCTGTGGGACCCACTAACAAAGATGAAGGTGCTAAAACAGTTAAAGGCTCCGTGGGTCCTTCTAGCAAAGTGGATACTCCGAGAGTTATCAACTCACTTGAACAAGTGATGCAATCTG CTGTTCCCCAAGCGCGCAAAGCATCTTTGGCTCGGTTCCTTGAGAAGCGCAAGGAAAG AGTGATGGCTTCGTCTCCATACAATGTGAGCAAGGACTCACTTGCCAATGGCGGAGCAAGCGGCATGAATGCTGTAGCAGCAGCTGAGAATTAG
- the LOC110894412 gene encoding protein TIFY 6B isoform X2, whose translation MERDFMGLNSKDSVVVVKEEAVEVCKESVFSKSSAVNWPLSDVNRQAGEVQSPFSVQMISDAKHAVPISVSHPFYRAQFGGAPIKQHGVSVPSIGSFLAGTTEPWFNSKPSCAPAQLTIFYGGMVNVYDDISPEKAQAIMFLAGNGASASTPQPRVQAAVPIPRTPVGDVVYMAQPINAQPCSALSSPMSVSSHPVGPTNKDEGAKTVKGSVGPSSKVDTPRVINSLEQVMQSAVPQARKASLARFLEKRKERVMASSPYNVSKDSLANGGASGMNAVAAAEN comes from the exons ATGGAACGAGATTTCATGGGTTTGAATTCGAAAGattcggtggtggtggtgaaagaAGAAGCTGTTGAAGTTTGTAAGGAATCAG TGTTTTCAAAGAGCTCTGCAGTCAACTGGCCTCTATCAG ATGTTAACCGTCAAGCTGGTGAAGTTCAG AGTCCATTTTCTGTGCAAATGATCAGTGATGCTAAGCACGCGGTTCCTATTTCCGTGAGCCACCCTTTCTACAGGGCTCAGTTTGGTGGTGCACCCATTAAGCAACATGGTGTTTCGGTTCCATCTATTGGCTCCTTTCTTGCTGGAACCACCGAGCCATG GTTTAATTCCAAGCCTTCATGTGCTCCTGCTCAGCTAACCATCTTTTATGGTGGAATGGTGAACGTGTACGATGATATCTCCCCTGAGAAG GCTCAAGCTATCATGTTCTTGGCGGGAAATGGTGCCTCTGCAAGCACACCACAGCCAAGGGTTCAAGCTGCGGTTCCCATTCCAAGAACACCTGTAGGAGATGTGGTTTACATGGCCCAACCAATTAATGCGCAACCCTGCTCAGCCCTCTCGAGCCCGATGTCTGTGTCGTCACACCCTGTGGGACCCACTAACAAAGATGAAGGTGCTAAAACAGTTAAAGGCTCCGTGGGTCCTTCTAGCAAAGTGGATACTCCGAGAGTTATCAACTCACTTGAACAAGTGATGCAATCTG CTGTTCCCCAAGCGCGCAAAGCATCTTTGGCTCGGTTCCTTGAGAAGCGCAAGGAAAG AGTGATGGCTTCGTCTCCATACAATGTGAGCAAGGACTCACTTGCCAATGGCGGAGCAAGCGGCATGAATGCTGTAGCAGCAGCTGAGAATTAG